One window of the Pleurocapsa minor HA4230-MV1 genome contains the following:
- a CDS encoding type 1 glutamine amidotransferase domain-containing protein: MTRKILIILSEWGYWGEELIGPLETFDAAGYQVEFATPTGKRPVAISVSMDATFVDPPLGRPVVSQEMAEKVRAIDDPSNPRLNNPKSLRDWLPERPYWSSAKFLREMEAYYRTLQEIREQELSQYDSMLIVGGSGPMVDLVNNQRVHDLILNFYQMDKPIAAECYGVPCLAFARDLGDRQSIIRGKHVTGHCLEYDYKDGTGFMGTNVDPSLGNINFGPPFYPLEYILRDATGPEGQFHGNVGREVSVIVDYPFITGRSTPDSYATGQKVVEVLEQGLTRYGW; encoded by the coding sequence ATGACTAGAAAGATTTTGATCATACTATCGGAATGGGGTTATTGGGGCGAAGAATTAATTGGCCCCCTCGAAACCTTCGATGCTGCTGGCTATCAAGTTGAGTTTGCCACTCCCACAGGCAAAAGACCAGTCGCAATCAGTGTCAGTATGGATGCCACATTTGTCGATCCGCCTTTAGGTCGTCCCGTAGTTTCTCAAGAAATGGCAGAGAAAGTCAGAGCAATTGATGACCCCAGTAATCCCCGCTTAAATAATCCCAAAAGTTTAAGAGACTGGTTGCCCGAAAGACCTTACTGGAGTTCTGCGAAATTCCTGCGGGAAATGGAAGCATACTATCGCACACTTCAAGAAATCCGCGAACAAGAACTCAGTCAATACGATTCCATGTTAATCGTTGGCGGTAGTGGCCCGATGGTAGATCTGGTCAACAACCAGAGAGTGCATGACTTGATTCTCAACTTCTATCAAATGGATAAACCCATTGCTGCTGAGTGCTATGGAGTTCCTTGTCTTGCCTTTGCTCGCGATCTTGGCGATCGCCAAAGTATTATTCGGGGTAAGCACGTTACAGGTCATTGTTTGGAATATGACTATAAAGACGGTACGGGATTTATGGGAACTAACGTCGATCCTAGTCTCGGTAACATTAACTTTGGCCCTCCATTCTATCCATTAGAGTACATCCTGCGGGACGCCACAGGCCCTGAAGGACAATTCCACGGCAATGTGGGGCGTGAAGTCTCAGTGATTGTCGATTACCCCTTCATTACAGGTCGCTCCACTCCAGACTCTTATGCTACGGGTCAAAAAGTAGTAGAAGTCTTAGAGCAAGGTTTAACCAGATACGGCTGGTAG
- a CDS encoding DJ-1/PfpI family protein: MATQILAGKKIAVLVETEFIPEEIKTYQTRFPELGATVHLMSRLWSNPSARFVSDIDEVDGEIPEYIEVNIDFQNVDLNEYAAVIMAANYTSVRLRYFEPPEGQPISPEQTRTAPAVQFFAKAMANPKIIKGLLCHGLWLLTPMPELLKGRRVICHQVVLADITNAGAIYVPPPVDSQPNDPKNIVVDGDMVTGHSGGDVNAFIDAIAQQIVLKEQGLKLKA, translated from the coding sequence ATGGCTACCCAAATATTAGCAGGGAAGAAAATTGCTGTACTCGTCGAGACTGAATTTATTCCTGAAGAAATTAAAACCTATCAAACACGCTTTCCCGAACTGGGAGCAACCGTACATTTAATGTCTCGGTTATGGTCAAATCCATCTGCGCGCTTTGTCTCCGATATCGATGAAGTAGATGGAGAAATTCCCGAATACATCGAAGTCAACATTGACTTTCAAAATGTAGATCTTAATGAATATGCGGCAGTGATCATGGCAGCTAACTACACCAGTGTACGCCTGCGTTACTTTGAACCCCCAGAAGGACAGCCAATAAGTCCAGAACAGACTCGCACTGCTCCTGCCGTCCAATTCTTCGCTAAAGCAATGGCGAATCCCAAAATTATCAAAGGCTTGCTGTGTCATGGATTATGGCTGTTGACACCAATGCCAGAGTTACTCAAAGGGCGAAGAGTAATTTGTCACCAAGTTGTTTTAGCAGACATCACCAATGCAGGTGCAATTTACGTACCCCCCCCTGTTGATTCCCAGCCCAACGACCCCAAAAATATTGTGGTTGACGGGGATATGGTGACAGGACACTCAGGAGGCGATGTAAATGCCTTTATCGATGCGATCGCACAGCAAATCGTCCTTAAAGAACAAGGCTTAAAGCTTAAAGCTTAG
- a CDS encoding patatin-like phospholipase family protein, whose amino-acid sequence MNCKFNLLSIDGGGIRGIIPAIILVEIEKRTGKRIAELFDMIAGTSTGGLVALTLTKPNPVQPNIAFYTAKDIVELYRNHGRRIFDEQESFLDESLEQVYNQFRNLLQNLPQAIDLPEIDINSLRGPKFPSTGREEVLTEFLGETLMKEALKEVFITSYDTELRMPIFFTSNEQTQTEERRNFRKICDGYTMKQAAMATSAAPTYFAPYKVETIATDSGYYSLIDGGVFANNPTSLGTLEAIISHKKATKETLKLDDILVVSLGTGSLTRQYLYDNIKNWGCLDWGRSLMGIVLDGQSESVACQLEQLLPESEDEPQRYYRFQGLLNDANDDIDVTTPENIAELEKVARLIVQQQDRDLDRLCAQLVEKR is encoded by the coding sequence ATGAATTGCAAATTTAATCTTTTATCAATTGATGGCGGTGGTATTCGCGGCATCATTCCAGCAATTATTTTAGTTGAAATTGAAAAGCGGACAGGCAAAAGAATTGCGGAACTTTTCGATATGATTGCTGGAACTTCGACTGGAGGGCTAGTAGCTCTTACTTTAACTAAACCAAATCCAGTGCAACCAAATATCGCTTTTTATACAGCTAAAGATATTGTCGAGCTTTATAGAAATCATGGCAGACGCATCTTTGACGAACAAGAGTCATTTTTAGATGAATCATTAGAACAAGTTTACAACCAGTTTCGCAACCTTTTACAGAATTTGCCTCAAGCGATCGACTTACCTGAAATCGATATCAATAGTCTACGCGGGCCCAAGTTTCCATCAACTGGAAGAGAAGAAGTTTTAACAGAATTTCTCGGAGAGACTTTAATGAAAGAAGCACTTAAAGAAGTTTTTATTACTAGCTATGACACTGAATTACGAATGCCAATCTTTTTTACTAGTAACGAGCAAACTCAAACAGAAGAAAGACGTAATTTTCGTAAAATATGCGATGGTTACACGATGAAGCAAGCAGCAATGGCAACCTCGGCTGCGCCAACTTATTTCGCTCCTTACAAAGTTGAGACGATCGCCACCGATAGCGGTTATTATTCACTCATTGATGGAGGTGTTTTTGCTAATAATCCTACTTCCCTAGGAACGCTAGAAGCAATTATTTCCCACAAAAAAGCAACCAAAGAAACACTCAAGCTAGACGATATTCTGGTTGTTTCCCTGGGTACGGGTTCGCTGACACGGCAGTATCTCTACGATAATATTAAAAATTGGGGTTGCCTCGATTGGGGGCGATCGCTAATGGGTATAGTTTTAGATGGTCAGAGTGAGTCAGTAGCTTGTCAGCTAGAGCAGTTGTTACCAGAAAGCGAGGACGAGCCTCAGCGTTACTATCGCTTTCAAGGACTATTAAATGATGCTAATGATGATATTGACGTGACAACTCCAGAAAATATTGCCGAGCTAGAAAAGGTGGCAAGGCTAATCGTGCAGCAGCAAGATCGAGATTTAGATCGACTGTGCGCACAGTTAGTAGAGAAGAGATAG
- a CDS encoding AraC family transcriptional regulator: MKNPIMFEKDTTILSANYVAPPPRTLSLSNQILDSAPKITVFRSTGSDTQSSRPHAHSFFELFFLEEGEGWYMIGDRKLWAKSGDLFLIAPGEVHDPSGLDRATKWIVGFEAEALHPAYTDANIFLMLPNRVIESFLPINNLKIKHFYIPEKERSRWLDLFGQLQNELGNQELSFIEAARALLMLLLIETARFSEPQLSKSNKSSTQRSTKKGSPVVEKVLSFIATNFRNSIGLQEVAKEVNFSPAYLTDLIRRETGKTVGSWIVERRMTEARHLLLATDLPVNQIAESVGYFDSSYFIRLFRRLNGTTPHAWRLLYRQ, encoded by the coding sequence ATGAAAAATCCAATCATGTTCGAGAAAGATACTACAATACTGTCAGCTAATTACGTTGCGCCACCACCACGAACACTGTCTTTATCTAACCAAATCCTTGATAGCGCTCCCAAGATAACAGTATTTCGCTCTACAGGTTCGGATACTCAATCTTCACGTCCTCATGCACATTCTTTTTTTGAACTATTTTTCCTTGAAGAAGGTGAAGGCTGGTACATGATAGGCGATCGCAAGCTTTGGGCTAAATCTGGCGATCTTTTTTTAATCGCTCCTGGCGAGGTTCACGATCCCAGTGGTCTCGATCGCGCTACTAAATGGATTGTTGGTTTTGAAGCCGAAGCACTTCACCCAGCATACACTGATGCCAATATATTTTTAATGCTCCCTAATCGAGTAATCGAGTCGTTTTTACCAATCAATAACCTTAAAATTAAACATTTCTACATTCCAGAGAAAGAGCGATCGCGATGGTTAGACCTCTTTGGACAGTTACAAAACGAACTTGGTAATCAAGAACTTAGTTTTATCGAGGCAGCACGCGCCCTGTTGATGCTATTACTCATTGAAACTGCTAGATTCAGCGAACCACAATTATCCAAATCAAACAAATCTTCTACTCAGCGATCGACCAAAAAAGGTTCTCCAGTAGTGGAAAAAGTGTTATCTTTCATCGCGACCAATTTCCGTAATTCTATTGGTTTACAAGAAGTTGCTAAGGAAGTTAACTTTTCTCCTGCTTACCTAACCGATCTGATTCGGCGAGAAACTGGAAAAACCGTAGGCAGCTGGATTGTCGAGCGTCGCATGACAGAGGCCCGCCACCTACTGCTAGCAACCGATCTCCCTGTGAATCAAATTGCGGAGTCAGTAGGCTATTTTGATTCAAGCTATTTTATTCGTCTATTTCGTCGGCTTAACGGTACAACCCCTCATGCTTGGAGGCTGCTATATCGTCAATAG
- a CDS encoding c-type cytochrome, which produces MTSESQVSNSNSKPAWQKIVAVIAAILVAILIFFIYLVSPLVLGNGTVKYADIEEHFKYGSIGGEAANGLPYWVWKALPVVFADRLPGEGYTSLGFIQEPGQDLPIGFSQGKIGFNRVAQNCATCHAGSLRDTPESEPQIITAMPSNTVDLAGYIQFLAAVAIDERFTADTMMPQIESLGANLNPLEKLIYRYFAIPQTRDALITQRSKFAFLDRQSAYGPGRVDTFSSYKTRQFNVPANQLPQSELNGIADFPSVWQQKPREGMQLHWDGNNTSVNERNNSAALALVTPTTIDFDAIHRVADWLWELPAPPYPYAIDRELASAGERLYENNCASCHAFDGAKVGKVTPIEEIGTDRGRLDSYTNELLENQRTLFAGISYRGEDQQFRHFQKTNGYANMPLDGIWLRAPYLHNGSVPTLTDLLERPANRPKTFYRGYDVFDRDKVGFVSNVAEENGKQYFKLDTTLPGNSNSGHLYGTDLPAKDKKALVEYLKQL; this is translated from the coding sequence GTGACCAGCGAAAGTCAGGTATCTAATTCAAATTCAAAGCCAGCTTGGCAAAAAATTGTCGCGGTTATTGCAGCTATTTTAGTCGCGATTTTAATCTTTTTTATTTATTTAGTATCGCCACTAGTATTAGGCAACGGTACGGTTAAGTATGCAGATATTGAAGAACATTTCAAATATGGCTCGATTGGCGGTGAGGCAGCTAATGGTCTTCCCTACTGGGTTTGGAAAGCACTACCAGTTGTTTTTGCCGATCGATTACCTGGAGAGGGATATACTTCCCTGGGCTTTATTCAAGAACCAGGACAAGACTTACCCATTGGTTTTTCTCAAGGCAAGATAGGTTTCAATCGTGTTGCCCAAAACTGCGCCACTTGTCATGCAGGAAGCCTAAGAGATACACCAGAGAGCGAACCGCAGATTATTACGGCTATGCCCTCTAATACAGTCGATTTAGCGGGATATATTCAGTTTCTGGCAGCCGTGGCGATCGATGAGCGATTTACTGCTGATACGATGATGCCTCAGATTGAGTCCCTAGGGGCTAATCTCAACCCCTTAGAAAAGTTAATTTATCGTTATTTTGCGATTCCGCAAACCAGAGATGCCTTAATTACTCAAAGAAGTAAATTTGCGTTTTTAGATCGGCAGTCAGCATATGGCCCTGGTCGAGTTGATACTTTTAGTTCCTATAAAACCCGTCAGTTTAATGTTCCTGCCAACCAGCTACCCCAGTCAGAATTAAATGGGATTGCTGATTTCCCTAGCGTCTGGCAACAAAAACCCCGTGAGGGAATGCAACTGCACTGGGATGGAAACAATACTTCAGTAAATGAAAGAAATAATAGTGCTGCCTTAGCTTTAGTCACCCCCACCACCATTGACTTTGATGCGATTCATCGGGTTGCTGATTGGCTTTGGGAACTACCAGCACCACCTTATCCCTACGCAATTGATCGAGAGTTAGCTTCTGCGGGGGAAAGACTTTATGAAAACAACTGCGCTAGCTGTCATGCTTTTGATGGTGCAAAGGTAGGGAAAGTAACACCGATTGAAGAAATTGGCACAGATAGAGGTCGTCTCGATTCTTATACCAATGAACTGCTGGAGAATCAACGGACATTATTTGCTGGGATTAGTTATCGAGGTGAAGATCAGCAATTTCGGCACTTCCAAAAAACAAATGGCTATGCCAACATGCCTCTTGATGGAATTTGGTTACGCGCTCCCTATCTGCACAACGGTTCAGTTCCGACTTTAACTGACCTATTGGAACGACCAGCTAATAGACCGAAGACATTTTATCGCGGTTATGACGTATTCGATCGCGACAAAGTTGGTTTTGTTTCCAATGTAGCAGAGGAGAACGGCAAACAATATTTTAAGTTGGATACTACCTTACCAGGTAACAGCAATAGCGGTCATTTGTATGGTACGGACTTACCAGCTAAGGATAAAAAAGCATTAGTAGAATATCTCAAACAACTTTAA
- a CDS encoding NADH:flavin oxidoreductase, with product MLFQPLKFRHLTVKNRIFRSSITGRWDNYNGSGNQARVNWENKFAKGGVGAIISSYAPVSIEGRITPNVVTIDCDERIPFWRTVGEAVRRYECKYIIQLSHSGRQRDIEGIENTQIIDQQIAPKPAPSSTDRADRIHGLPAIEMPTSQVKQIVQDFARAAARAKEANLDGIELHSSHGYLINQFLSSAINQRTDEYGGELKNRYRFLQEIVREIRKVVGDEFHLQAKISVREFNNIITPWEKSGNTLEEAIQICQWLEEDGVDAIHVSRGSTFPHPLLPSGPFPFQMVRYTYDTMTSSGGKNSFRNLILFRYSWLQFIFQRIWGRLPRKIENSYQQPVKGSEIQNEWLDEFFKEHLSTAEFSKLLNKHQGTVLRDAKEIKQNLREIPIITTGGFQQASYINAAIAGQYTDGVSMARTLVANNDLVNQYFQQGKDIAERPCTYCNQCLGAYLELPMGCYAIDRFYQRSISNLTTKEREKAAEEAAIARTREVMTVFDPAPQLSMPPM from the coding sequence ATGTTATTTCAACCATTGAAATTCCGCCACCTGACAGTTAAAAATCGTATTTTTCGCTCCAGTATTACGGGGCGTTGGGATAACTATAATGGTTCGGGAAATCAAGCTCGGGTCAATTGGGAAAATAAGTTTGCTAAGGGAGGGGTTGGAGCAATTATTTCTTCTTATGCCCCTGTTTCTATTGAAGGTCGAATTACGCCTAATGTAGTCACCATCGACTGTGATGAAAGAATTCCCTTTTGGCGTACCGTGGGAGAAGCAGTACGCCGATATGAATGCAAATATATTATTCAGCTAAGTCATTCTGGTCGGCAGAGAGACATTGAAGGGATTGAAAACACGCAAATTATTGACCAGCAAATTGCACCGAAACCTGCGCCAAGCTCAACGGATCGAGCAGATCGAATTCACGGTCTACCTGCGATCGAGATGCCAACTAGCCAAGTTAAACAAATAGTTCAAGACTTTGCCAGAGCAGCAGCAAGAGCGAAAGAAGCGAACCTCGATGGTATCGAACTACATAGCTCTCACGGGTATTTAATCAATCAGTTTCTTAGTTCTGCCATTAATCAACGCACCGATGAATATGGCGGGGAACTTAAAAATCGCTATCGGTTTCTGCAAGAAATTGTGCGAGAAATTCGTAAAGTGGTGGGAGATGAATTTCACCTACAGGCAAAGATTAGTGTTAGGGAGTTCAATAACATTATTACGCCGTGGGAAAAATCTGGGAATACCTTAGAGGAAGCTATTCAAATTTGTCAGTGGCTGGAAGAAGATGGTGTGGATGCGATTCACGTTTCTAGAGGTAGCACTTTCCCTCACCCGTTGTTGCCCTCTGGCCCTTTTCCGTTCCAGATGGTGCGATATACCTACGATACGATGACCTCAAGCGGTGGCAAGAATAGCTTTCGCAACCTAATTTTATTTCGGTATTCCTGGCTGCAATTTATTTTTCAAAGGATTTGGGGACGACTACCTAGAAAAATCGAAAATAGCTACCAACAGCCTGTCAAGGGGTCAGAGATTCAAAACGAATGGCTGGATGAATTCTTTAAAGAGCATTTGTCTACCGCAGAATTTAGCAAGCTCTTAAATAAACACCAAGGGACAGTTCTCAGAGATGCCAAAGAAATTAAGCAGAATCTGCGAGAAATTCCGATTATTACCACTGGAGGGTTTCAACAAGCATCATACATCAATGCCGCGATCGCGGGTCAATATACTGATGGAGTGAGTATGGCTCGAACACTGGTGGCGAATAACGATCTGGTGAATCAATATTTCCAGCAAGGTAAAGATATTGCCGAGCGACCTTGCACCTATTGCAATCAATGTTTGGGAGCATATTTAGAATTACCGATGGGCTGCTATGCAATCGATCGCTTTTATCAACGTTCGATTAGCAATTTGACGACCAAAGAACGGGAAAAGGCGGCGGAGGAAGCGGCGATCGCTAGAACCCGTGAAGTAATGACCGTCTTCGATCCAGCCCCTCAGTTATCTATGCCACCGATGTAA
- a CDS encoding TonB-dependent receptor: MAIYGKVSLLPTFDPQAIAKRRRSLIAIDRSTQAWTITNSFRAAHVGWDRTNNAFRSHPRQFLYPKVYPLGQRGEPPQYAERYATALASRRPLGRTVSPLETEREFDYDEFPLEKFYNLILETNQELPTEIKQSTTIGIEINKNPFLLSGEGIDSAPQITTSILPSNYVAKDFISKKNYLGLFIEHEMTLSDRLSLNFEGTFDVVVSDTSDIPELPTVEPVENNNFYPELSLDYELTDNILLFTTVEYSAEPIEGTDINDNPFKREIDRGLELGIETELSDNWLATLSFYHETQNNITITDPNEPDFELQINEQTSNSWTGEISGEIIPGWWVYGFYTYTDASVSEDEVITVGSSATGVPRHSGAFWTSYEITQGVWQGLGFGSGILCHGSRFEDVENSFTLPRYLQTDVAIFYSQDNFRAAVSIQNLLNAGIEDEEVTARSLLSTVWFQF, from the coding sequence TTGGCTATCTATGGGAAAGTTTCTCTGTTGCCTACCTTCGATCCTCAAGCGATCGCCAAGCGTAGGCGCAGCCTAATCGCGATCGACCGATCTACTCAAGCATGGACAATAACTAATTCTTTTCGTGCAGCTCATGTTGGTTGGGATCGTACTAATAATGCTTTTAGATCGCACCCTCGACAGTTCCTATATCCGAAGGTGTATCCTTTAGGACAACGGGGGGAACCCCCGCAATATGCGGAGCGGTATGCCACGGCACTAGCTTCGCGTCGTCCTTTAGGACGGACTGTCTCGCCACTAGAAACAGAACGAGAATTTGATTATGATGAGTTTCCCTTAGAAAAGTTTTATAATCTAATTTTAGAAACCAATCAAGAGTTGCCAACTGAAATAAAACAATCAACAACCATCGGCATAGAAATTAATAAAAATCCTTTTTTGCTTTCTGGAGAAGGAATTGATTCTGCACCTCAAATTACGACTTCTATTCTGCCTAGTAATTATGTAGCTAAAGATTTTATTAGTAAAAAAAATTATCTGGGTTTATTTATCGAACATGAAATGACATTAAGCGATCGCTTGTCGCTTAATTTTGAAGGTACATTTGATGTAGTAGTTAGCGACACTAGCGATATTCCTGAATTACCTACCGTTGAACCAGTTGAGAATAATAATTTTTATCCTGAACTCAGTCTTGATTATGAATTAACCGATAATATTCTTCTTTTTACTACCGTTGAGTATTCTGCCGAACCAATAGAAGGAACAGATATTAACGACAACCCTTTTAAGCGTGAAATAGATCGAGGTTTAGAACTAGGGATTGAAACCGAATTAAGTGATAATTGGCTCGCGACGCTTTCTTTCTATCACGAAACCCAGAATAACATTACTATCACCGACCCCAATGAACCTGATTTTGAGTTACAGATTAACGAGCAAACTAGCAATTCATGGACTGGCGAAATAAGTGGCGAAATTATTCCTGGTTGGTGGGTTTATGGATTTTATACCTATACCGATGCCTCTGTTAGCGAAGATGAAGTAATTACAGTAGGAAGTTCGGCTACAGGAGTGCCACGTCATAGCGGAGCTTTCTGGACTAGCTATGAAATTACTCAAGGTGTTTGGCAGGGTTTGGGTTTTGGGAGTGGAATATTGTGCCATGGAAGTCGCTTTGAAGATGTAGAAAACAGCTTTACTTTACCTAGATATCTGCAAACTGATGTAGCTATTTTTTACTCTCAAGATAATTTTAGAGCAGCAGTTAGCATCCAGAATTTATTAAATGCAGGTATAGAGGATGAAGAAGTTACAGCGCGATCGCTTTTGAGTACAGTCTGGTTTCAGTTTTAG